A section of the Flavobacteriales bacterium genome encodes:
- a CDS encoding DUF4476 domain-containing protein — protein sequence MRYIFLFSFFIFSLNLEAQNCRGQINPRMFQTQLQQLRGLPQESARFRTAMQQFEPFCLSSAQVFQVCQILGQDPYRIDFAFSSYQRVIDPENFYDVYDALQLFSSAFRLHDLIGGIGIELVPIPQPVPEPQAVPIPQPICEVTPQDMAEIKELIKAATFKDSMEKQAKMMVKSKQCFRADQIVELLGVFTYDDSKLMVAKYAFDYCIDTQNYYRVVNAFTFKSYQDDLTKFIAERN from the coding sequence ATGAGATACATTTTTCTTTTCTCCTTTTTCATTTTCTCGCTGAACCTAGAGGCTCAAAACTGCCGAGGACAGATCAACCCTCGGATGTTCCAAACACAATTGCAACAACTTCGCGGTTTGCCGCAGGAATCTGCCCGATTCAGGACAGCCATGCAGCAATTCGAACCGTTCTGCCTAAGCAGTGCACAGGTTTTTCAGGTATGTCAGATTTTGGGGCAAGATCCTTATCGAATCGATTTTGCCTTTAGCAGCTACCAACGAGTTATCGACCCTGAGAATTTCTATGATGTTTATGATGCCTTGCAATTGTTCAGCAGCGCTTTTCGATTACACGATCTGATCGGAGGCATTGGCATTGAGTTGGTTCCCATTCCTCAGCCCGTTCCAGAACCGCAAGCAGTGCCCATTCCGCAGCCAATTTGTGAGGTTACCCCGCAAGATATGGCCGAAATAAAAGAGCTGATCAAAGCGGCCACCTTCAAAGATTCGATGGAGAAACAGGCCAAGATGATGGTGAAATCGAAGCAATGTTTCCGTGCCGACCAGATCGTTGAATTGCTTGGTGTTTTCACTTATGATGATTCGAAACTGATGGTGGCCAAATATGCGTTCGATTATTGCATCGACACGCAGAATTACTACCGCGTGGTGAACGCGTTTACCTTCAAAAGCTATCAGGACGACCTGACTAAGTTTATTGCGGAAAGGAATTGA
- a CDS encoding T9SS type A sorting domain-containing protein, with protein MKKTLLSILTLGFALGVNAQMYNPSASALPAGTKDVAYAGQVINFTVPAVSTVDGATVGAAVAAAFPQAAAFTGFLAGQNFPLNVSSTTLSVSGLPAGVTATCDATPCTYVANAAGSITLAGTPTAAGMFTIDITTLTSGEADLSQFAGQLATFGIPSSFAIPQPIPGALDETGYTMNVADPNGIEENNEVFSLGLYPNPTDGLATLNINSSVAGMTTIEVYSITGALVQTSTKAIRLGANRLNLDLTGVPAGIYLVKADINGHQALIRTQKK; from the coding sequence ATGAAAAAAACTCTACTTTCTATTTTGACTTTGGGATTTGCATTGGGCGTTAACGCTCAGATGTACAATCCATCTGCATCTGCTCTTCCAGCAGGAACAAAAGATGTTGCTTACGCAGGTCAAGTGATCAACTTCACCGTACCAGCAGTATCTACTGTTGATGGTGCAACTGTTGGCGCTGCTGTTGCTGCTGCATTTCCACAAGCTGCTGCCTTCACTGGTTTCCTTGCTGGTCAGAACTTTCCGTTGAACGTTTCTTCAACTACACTAAGCGTTTCTGGCCTTCCTGCAGGAGTAACTGCAACTTGCGATGCAACTCCATGTACTTACGTTGCTAATGCTGCTGGAAGCATCACTTTGGCTGGAACTCCAACTGCAGCAGGTATGTTCACAATTGACATCACTACACTGACTTCTGGAGAAGCTGACCTTTCACAATTTGCAGGTCAATTGGCAACTTTCGGAATTCCTTCTTCATTTGCTATTCCACAACCGATTCCAGGAGCTTTGGATGAAACTGGATACACAATGAATGTGGCTGATCCGAACGGGATTGAAGAAAACAATGAGGTTTTCTCATTAGGTCTTTACCCAAACCCAACTGATGGTCTTGCTACATTGAACATCAATTCTTCAGTTGCTGGAATGACTACTATTGAAGTTTATTCTATCACTGGTGCATTGGTTCAAACAAGCACCAAAGCAATCCGTTTGGGTGCCAACCGTTTGAATCTGGATCTTACTGGTGTTCCTGCTGGAATCTATTTGGTAAAAGCTGACATCAATGGTCACCAAGCTTTGATCAGAACTCAAAAGAAATAA
- a CDS encoding deoxyhypusine synthase family protein — protein MKGPISKFAEEHFRHFNAAALMDAAKGYETHLAEGGKMMITLAGAMSTAELGRSLAEIIRQGKVDIISCTGANLEEDLMNLVAHDHYKRVPHYRDLSPQDEWDLLENGFNRVTDTCIPEEEAFRRLQKHIFKVWKDAQDAGERFLPHEYMYKILLNGDLEQYYQIDPKNSWMLAAAERNLPIICPGWEDSTMGNIFASYCYKGELNPSTIKSGIEYMMWLSDWYIQNSSGKGVGFFQIGGGIAGDFPICVVPMLYQDLEMTDIPFWSYFCQISDSTTSYGSYSGAVPNEKITWGKLDINTPKFIVESDATIVAPLIFAWLLDW, from the coding sequence ATGAAAGGACCGATTTCCAAGTTTGCAGAAGAGCACTTCCGACATTTCAACGCAGCCGCATTGATGGACGCAGCCAAAGGCTATGAAACCCATTTGGCGGAAGGCGGAAAAATGATGATAACACTGGCTGGCGCGATGAGCACAGCTGAATTGGGCCGCTCGTTGGCAGAGATCATCCGCCAAGGAAAAGTGGACATCATTTCATGTACGGGTGCCAATTTGGAAGAAGACCTGATGAACTTGGTGGCGCACGATCATTACAAGCGCGTTCCGCATTACAGAGATCTTTCTCCGCAGGACGAATGGGACCTTTTAGAAAATGGCTTTAATAGAGTTACAGATACGTGTATTCCAGAAGAAGAGGCTTTTCGCAGATTGCAAAAGCACATTTTTAAAGTGTGGAAAGATGCGCAGGATGCGGGTGAGCGATTCCTTCCGCACGAATACATGTACAAGATTCTTCTGAACGGAGACCTCGAACAATACTACCAGATCGACCCGAAGAATTCGTGGATGCTGGCGGCTGCCGAACGCAATCTACCCATCATCTGTCCAGGTTGGGAAGACAGTACGATGGGAAACATCTTTGCTTCTTATTGCTACAAAGGCGAGCTGAACCCATCCACTATCAAATCGGGTATCGAATACATGATGTGGCTTTCAGATTGGTACATCCAAAATTCGAGTGGGAAAGGAGTTGGATTCTTCCAAATTGGTGGTGGAATTGCAGGCGATTTCCCAATCTGTGTAGTACCAATGCTTTACCAAGATCTTGAAATGACTGATATTCCTTTTTGGAGTTATTTCTGCCAGATCTCTGACAGCACAACGAGCTACGGTTCATACTCTGGAGCCGTTCCAAACGAGAAGATCACCTGGGGAAAATTGGATATTAACACACCTAAATTCATCGTTGAATCGGATGCTACGATTGTAGCTCCGTTGATCTTCGCTTGGCTGCTTGATTGGTAA
- a CDS encoding collagen-like protein, producing MKFTLRLTFFWLMISCSVFGQDNMGIGTLTPDPSAILEVKSTDKGVLLPRLTSAQKNAISSPAQGLFIFDITTESFWYYDGTQWIEALGPTGPTGPQGPQGPQGIQGPVGPPGADSFVPGPTGPQGLQGPAGIQGIQGPIGPTGPQGLQGSQGPQGPTGIQGIQGPTGAQGSQGPTGPQGLVGATGPQGIQGPIGPTGLQGIQGPVGPSGSASYNLSFTSNPDGTYSLTDDGGTLTTTSGSWLTTGNSGTNPATNFIGTTDNQPLVIRTNSTEKMRVLGNGDVWVDGAKPIQIRRFYCNGCDNPNRNTGVSIADYIAVIGGFYPTSNSDTESTRARMYANGGTWWFKGDTEGANSEDWSVDVVFIKVEIVDDQRPGSSNGGGTGF from the coding sequence ATGAAGTTTACTTTACGACTGACCTTTTTTTGGTTGATGATTTCTTGCTCCGTTTTTGGGCAGGACAACATGGGTATTGGAACGCTAACGCCTGATCCATCTGCTATTCTGGAGGTGAAAAGCACAGATAAAGGCGTGCTGCTTCCCCGATTGACATCTGCGCAGAAGAATGCCATTTCCAGTCCTGCACAAGGACTTTTCATATTTGACATCACTACTGAATCGTTCTGGTATTATGACGGAACGCAATGGATTGAGGCCTTGGGGCCAACGGGTCCGACAGGCCCTCAAGGTCCTCAAGGTCCGCAGGGAATCCAAGGTCCAGTAGGACCACCGGGAGCTGATTCTTTTGTTCCAGGTCCAACAGGTCCTCAGGGCCTTCAAGGCCCAGCGGGAATTCAAGGCATTCAAGGACCCATTGGACCAACCGGCCCACAAGGATTGCAAGGGTCTCAGGGTCCACAGGGTCCAACAGGAATTCAAGGAATCCAAGGGCCAACAGGAGCACAGGGGTCGCAGGGGCCAACCGGCCCGCAAGGGTTGGTTGGTGCAACTGGCCCGCAGGGAATTCAAGGTCCGATTGGCCCTACAGGTCTGCAAGGGATTCAAGGCCCGGTTGGACCATCAGGTTCCGCTAGCTATAATCTTTCATTTACCTCTAATCCCGATGGAACATACAGTCTGACGGACGATGGTGGAACGCTTACCACCACTTCGGGAAGTTGGTTGACCACAGGAAATTCTGGCACAAATCCAGCCACTAATTTCATTGGAACCACAGACAATCAACCCTTGGTAATCCGAACCAACAGTACAGAGAAAATGCGTGTTTTGGGCAATGGAGATGTTTGGGTTGATGGGGCCAAACCCATTCAAATTCGAAGGTTTTATTGCAATGGCTGCGATAACCCGAACCGAAATACCGGAGTGTCCATAGCAGATTATATCGCGGTGATCGGTGGTTTCTATCCAACCAGTAATAGCGATACGGAAAGTACACGGGCAAGAATGTATGCAAATGGTGGAACTTGGTGGTTTAAGGGCGATACCGAAGGTGCGAACAGTGAAGACTGGAGTGTAGATGTCGTTTTCATTAAGGTGGAAATAGTAGATGACCAACGCCCTGGGT
- a CDS encoding dialkylresorcinol condensing enzyme DarA, giving the protein MKILVLYYSQTGQLQEIAKNCLSPLVSDPLTEVDFVKVETEHTFPFPWTRLEFFNAFPESVYGTPFKLKPIEVDDSKNYDLVVLAYTVWYLNPSIPISSLLQHPAAQRIFNGKKVITLLGSRNMWVLAQEKVKRHLKNLQADLIGNIVLIDRNKNLVSIITIIRWMFYGKKDPFWGFPRAGIIQDDIEKSSRFGKVILNRLKSNDLSDMQQELNALGAVEINPSLVILEKRATKLFGMYAGFLSKKGGFYDRARMGRVSLLSYLLPIGAFILSPITTISSFLISVIKRKELSAEIRYYKQNSLNE; this is encoded by the coding sequence ATGAAGATTCTCGTACTCTATTATTCGCAGACCGGACAATTGCAAGAGATTGCCAAAAATTGTCTTTCTCCGTTGGTAAGCGACCCATTAACAGAAGTGGATTTCGTCAAAGTTGAAACGGAACACACGTTTCCTTTTCCTTGGACCCGCTTGGAGTTTTTTAATGCATTTCCCGAATCTGTCTATGGAACTCCGTTTAAATTGAAACCGATAGAAGTGGACGACTCAAAGAATTACGACCTCGTTGTTCTTGCTTACACCGTTTGGTATCTCAATCCGAGCATTCCAATTTCAAGTTTACTGCAACATCCAGCCGCGCAACGGATATTCAATGGTAAAAAGGTGATCACGCTCTTGGGGTCGCGCAACATGTGGGTATTGGCTCAAGAAAAGGTGAAACGACATCTAAAGAATCTGCAAGCCGACCTCATCGGAAACATCGTTCTCATAGATAGGAACAAAAACCTGGTCAGCATCATTACTATTATAAGGTGGATGTTTTATGGAAAGAAAGACCCTTTCTGGGGATTTCCACGCGCTGGTATAATTCAAGATGACATTGAAAAAAGCAGCCGATTTGGCAAGGTGATTTTGAATCGCTTGAAGAGCAATGATCTATCCGACATGCAGCAAGAACTGAACGCGCTTGGTGCCGTGGAGATTAATCCATCATTGGTGATTCTTGAAAAAAGAGCCACCAAGCTTTTTGGTATGTATGCCGGTTTTCTGAGTAAGAAAGGCGGGTTTTACGACAGGGCTCGAATGGGCCGCGTCAGTCTGCTGTCCTATCTGTTGCCCATTGGGGCTTTCATCCTTTCTCCCATCACAACAATTTCTTCATTCTTGATTTCTGTCATTAAGCGAAAAGAATTGTCTGCCGAGATTCGTTACTACAAACAGAATTCGCTTAATGAGTGA
- a CDS encoding T9SS type A sorting domain-containing protein → MFLRYGFILLLVLASVRFSFAQINCPPHLPLTLLGNTSYCVGSPGSELSIEQSYVGYEWLPTSEVSQNVLLTAGSYQVVVTHYTGCTDTLAFVVEQVSNPPQPTIDVSGPTEFCEGGSVTLSVPVWYPYYEWSTGSVSEEITVFESGTFIVSIEDWIGCVSSSNSVQIIVNPLPVAAFSPNLEMYDIQFNNLSLNATDYEWNFGDGTFSTDFEPTHSYTSGGTLPMWLVANNDCGSDTAFLNLESVGINAAVNQTDFSIYPNPNNGQFFIQMNSDIGDDLVLSVYNCVGQTVYTRSIQNAAGIITVDSKQFQSGVYMVQIETTKGIHAERFIVQN, encoded by the coding sequence ATGTTTCTGAGATACGGTTTCATATTGCTTTTGGTGCTTGCGTCTGTTCGCTTTTCATTCGCACAGATCAATTGTCCGCCACATCTTCCACTGACGCTTTTGGGAAACACTTCTTATTGTGTTGGTTCTCCAGGTTCCGAACTGAGCATCGAACAGAGTTATGTCGGTTACGAGTGGCTTCCAACATCAGAGGTCAGTCAAAATGTGCTCCTCACTGCCGGTAGCTATCAGGTTGTGGTAACTCATTATACAGGTTGCACAGATACATTGGCATTTGTGGTTGAACAGGTTTCCAATCCACCTCAGCCTACCATAGATGTAAGTGGGCCAACCGAATTCTGCGAAGGCGGCAGCGTCACACTTTCAGTACCTGTGTGGTATCCATATTATGAATGGAGTACTGGGTCTGTGAGTGAAGAGATCACCGTATTTGAAAGCGGAACCTTTATCGTTTCCATTGAAGATTGGATCGGTTGCGTTAGTTCGTCCAACTCGGTCCAGATAATTGTGAATCCGCTTCCAGTTGCTGCGTTTTCGCCAAACTTGGAGATGTATGACATTCAATTCAACAATCTTTCACTGAATGCAACTGATTACGAGTGGAATTTTGGTGATGGCACTTTCAGTACCGATTTTGAACCAACACATTCTTACACTTCAGGCGGAACACTCCCGATGTGGTTGGTAGCAAACAACGATTGTGGCAGCGACACAGCATTTTTAAATCTTGAAAGTGTCGGTATTAATGCGGCAGTCAATCAAACGGATTTCAGCATTTACCCGAATCCGAACAACGGACAATTCTTTATTCAGATGAATTCAGATATTGGTGATGATCTTGTGCTTTCCGTTTACAACTGCGTAGGGCAAACTGTTTATACTCGGTCAATTCAAAATGCCGCTGGAATAATTACTGTCGATTCCAAGCAATTTCAATCAGGTGTTTATATGGTACAGATTGAAACCACAAAAGGTATTCACGCTGAGAGATTCATTGTCCAGAATTGA
- a CDS encoding protein-glutamate O-methyltransferase CheR, with amino-acid sequence MSNFVVVGEAEVDRIIEVVFRTANINYSEYSRDSVTRRIQRVVDRTSCVNVDELIFKIENEAEYLAFFLNEMTVNVTEMFRDPSFFTVIQNHVIPKLSKKNPLNIWHAGCSSGEEVYSLAIMLHQANLLERSDITATDINRTVLKQAAAGKYSTASLVSFQHNYDQIDGSHPLSDYYSKANGNAIFNDFLKNRLTFLEHDLEQAKIIGKFDLIMCRNTLIYFQKSLQSKVIHLFKESLTSGGYLCLGSKESLIFSDDRYAFEVVDAKEKIYRKI; translated from the coding sequence GTGTCCAATTTCGTAGTTGTTGGAGAAGCCGAAGTTGATAGGATAATTGAAGTTGTCTTTCGCACTGCCAACATCAATTATTCAGAGTATTCAAGGGATTCAGTCACAAGAAGAATTCAGCGGGTCGTTGACCGCACTTCGTGTGTAAACGTTGATGAGCTCATTTTCAAAATTGAAAATGAAGCCGAGTACTTGGCATTTTTCCTGAACGAAATGACAGTGAACGTCACGGAAATGTTCCGCGACCCCAGTTTTTTTACTGTGATCCAAAATCACGTTATTCCTAAACTGTCCAAAAAGAATCCATTAAACATTTGGCATGCGGGCTGCAGCAGCGGAGAAGAAGTTTATTCGCTAGCCATTATGCTACATCAAGCAAACCTGCTCGAACGTTCAGACATTACTGCTACCGACATAAACCGGACTGTTTTAAAGCAAGCAGCTGCGGGAAAATACTCAACCGCCTCATTGGTTTCATTTCAACACAATTACGATCAGATTGACGGCAGTCATCCTCTTTCCGATTACTATTCTAAAGCAAATGGGAATGCCATTTTCAACGACTTCCTGAAAAATCGTTTGACTTTTCTTGAACACGACCTAGAGCAAGCGAAAATCATTGGAAAATTCGACCTTATAATGTGCAGAAACACGTTAATATATTTTCAAAAATCTCTTCAATCAAAAGTTATCCACTTGTTCAAAGAAAGTTTAACATCTGGCGGATACTTGTGCCTCGGCTCGAAGGAAAGTCTGATTTTTTCGGATGACCGATACGCCTTCGAAGTGGTTGATGCCAAGGAGAAAATCTACCGAAAAATCTAG
- a CDS encoding beta-ketoacyl-ACP synthase III — translation MKEVYITALAKFLPNEPVSNDEMESHLGMIGGKPSRARRIVLRNNGIRSRYYSLKADGTLTHTNAEMVVEAVRALGIPESEIELLSCGTSASDQTLPSHTAMVHGLLNSQMEIMSPSGACCSGIHAMKFGYLSIKAGETSNAVSAGSELISPMMMARNFEAESRSESELESNPFIGFEKDFLRWMLSDGSGAALMQDKPNENGISLKIEWIESRSYAHEYETCMYSASDKREDGSVRSWKEFEPTEWLDHSVFAMKQDVKLLGSTIVPLGGKYLTEIAKRRNLDVSSVDYFLPHLSSNFFRKQVYDQLVSDGMEITEDKWYTNLVEVGNVGSASIYIMLEQLFNSGKLQKGQKLLLMVPESARFSYAYALLTVC, via the coding sequence TTGAAGGAAGTCTACATTACAGCATTAGCCAAGTTTTTGCCGAACGAACCTGTTTCTAACGATGAAATGGAGTCGCATTTGGGCATGATAGGTGGAAAACCATCTCGAGCACGCAGGATCGTGCTGCGTAATAATGGCATCCGATCAAGGTATTATTCACTGAAAGCAGACGGAACGCTGACGCATACCAATGCAGAAATGGTGGTAGAGGCGGTTCGTGCCCTTGGCATTCCAGAATCAGAGATTGAATTGTTGTCTTGTGGAACATCTGCTTCTGATCAGACGCTTCCATCGCACACCGCTATGGTTCATGGTTTGTTGAACAGCCAAATGGAGATCATGTCACCATCTGGTGCGTGCTGCTCTGGAATTCACGCCATGAAATTCGGTTATCTGAGCATAAAAGCTGGGGAAACCAGCAATGCGGTATCTGCCGGTTCTGAGCTCATTTCGCCAATGATGATGGCGCGGAACTTTGAAGCAGAATCGCGTTCAGAATCAGAATTGGAAAGCAATCCATTCATCGGTTTTGAAAAGGATTTTCTGCGCTGGATGCTTTCAGATGGTTCTGGTGCAGCCCTCATGCAAGACAAGCCGAACGAGAATGGAATTTCCTTGAAAATAGAGTGGATTGAGAGCAGATCCTACGCACATGAGTACGAAACGTGCATGTATTCGGCTTCTGATAAACGCGAAGATGGTTCGGTCAGATCTTGGAAAGAATTTGAACCTACAGAATGGCTGGATCATTCTGTGTTTGCCATGAAACAGGATGTGAAATTGCTTGGAAGCACCATCGTTCCTTTGGGCGGAAAGTACCTGACAGAAATTGCAAAGCGCAGAAACCTGGATGTTTCATCGGTAGATTATTTCCTTCCTCATCTTTCTTCAAACTTCTTTCGTAAGCAGGTTTACGATCAATTGGTGTCAGATGGTATGGAAATAACGGAGGATAAGTGGTACACCAATCTTGTAGAGGTTGGCAACGTTGGTTCTGCTTCCATATACATCATGCTTGAGCAACTGTTTAATTCTGGAAAGCTTCAGAAAGGGCAAAAATTGCTTCTTATGGTGCCTGAAAGTGCCCGTTTCTCCTACGCTTACGCGCTTCTAACTGTTTGCTGA
- a CDS encoding PqqD family protein, with amino-acid sequence MDIQKLRASKNELAVRVVGEETVLVPLKGNVADLNEMFTLNEVGSFIWESLDTCNTTEEVVASVVAEFDIDDETATSDVLQFLNNLSEYLIND; translated from the coding sequence ATGGATATTCAAAAACTTCGAGCATCAAAAAACGAATTGGCTGTGCGTGTCGTGGGTGAGGAAACTGTGCTTGTTCCCTTAAAAGGAAATGTGGCCGACCTGAACGAAATGTTTACGCTGAATGAAGTGGGTTCCTTTATTTGGGAATCGCTCGACACGTGCAACACCACCGAAGAAGTGGTTGCAAGCGTAGTGGCTGAATTCGACATTGATGACGAAACCGCAACGAGCGATGTGTTGCAGTTTCTGAACAACTTAAGCGAATACCTCATCAACGACTAA
- a CDS encoding DMT family transporter, whose translation MSTFTFLLVLISALLHASWNFIAKKHAGNYSIIYLSFLVSSIATGLLSIPFLADMELNPTLITLLVTSGVLHAIYGFVLTFTYKNGDISTLYPIVRGSGIAGSVLLSLIILHEFLNGISAFGVLLVMTGIGVLSYKRNRAATSPKGIFLALVCGGFIMSYTIIDKLLVADIHPIPVLAASQIISTFLFFPYVLTQHKTEMRLTLRTLMKPVLLISVIATSSYLIILYAMQIADISRIAAVREASVVFGAFAGYMILKETFSKTRLIGVVLVMIGIILVKL comes from the coding sequence GTGTCAACATTCACGTTCCTTTTGGTGCTTATCAGTGCGCTGCTGCATGCATCTTGGAACTTTATCGCCAAGAAGCACGCAGGCAATTACAGCATCATTTACCTCTCTTTCTTGGTCAGCTCCATCGCAACTGGACTTTTGTCTATTCCTTTTCTAGCCGATATGGAGTTAAACCCAACGCTGATCACGCTTTTGGTGACCAGCGGTGTGCTGCATGCGATCTACGGTTTCGTGCTCACTTTTACGTATAAGAATGGCGACATCAGCACACTTTATCCGATTGTGAGAGGAAGCGGAATTGCTGGTTCGGTATTGCTTTCGCTGATCATCTTACACGAATTCCTAAATGGCATTTCCGCCTTCGGTGTTCTTTTGGTGATGACAGGAATTGGCGTCCTTTCGTACAAAAGGAACCGCGCAGCCACATCGCCAAAAGGCATTTTCCTCGCTTTGGTCTGCGGAGGGTTCATCATGAGCTACACCATCATCGATAAATTACTGGTTGCTGATATTCACCCGATTCCCGTTTTGGCAGCATCGCAGATCATTTCCACTTTTCTGTTTTTTCCATACGTGCTTACGCAACACAAAACCGAAATGCGTTTGACATTGAGAACGCTGATGAAGCCCGTTCTACTCATCAGCGTTATTGCCACGAGCAGCTACTTGATCATCCTGTATGCCATGCAGATTGCAGATATCAGTCGGATTGCAGCTGTGCGCGAAGCTTCGGTGGTTTTTGGCGCTTTTGCCGGTTACATGATCCTGAAAGAGACCTTCAGCAAAACCCGATTGATCGGTGTCGTTCTTGTGATGATCGGAATTATCTTGGTCAAACTTTGA
- a CDS encoding acyl carrier protein, with the protein MAAELIEKLKVQIIETLNLEDLTPADIDANDPLFGDDGIGLDSIDALELIVLLNKEFNIQIADPEEGKSVFYSIKTMADYIQANS; encoded by the coding sequence ATGGCAGCAGAATTGATTGAAAAGTTGAAAGTTCAGATCATTGAAACCCTCAATCTGGAAGACCTTACTCCGGCAGATATTGATGCCAACGATCCATTGTTCGGTGATGATGGAATTGGCTTGGATTCCATTGACGCCTTGGAGCTGATTGTGCTTCTGAACAAAGAGTTCAACATTCAGATCGCGGATCCAGAAGAAGGAAAGAGCGTGTTCTATTCCATCAAAACCATGGCCGATTACATTCAGGCCAATTCTTAG
- a CDS encoding nucleotidyltransferase family protein: MLYFEVEITAVDQLIFLGSKLQLSEDERKTVARCCAEINDWNLLVTRAIGSHIAPILFQTLSEESTKALVPPGVLSKFSNLQNQVLVRNMRLQQVFLEMLDLLNEAQIPVVPLKGIYLSEKVYRNLSLRHLSDIDVLIKKEHLQRVCELMQQRGWDAKWAQGYSKTEAEHFAKAHPCTLVKNGMQIELHTHLYDGNQGAKITSIELWTKTEPEDFLGFYIHQFSPELLAQHLCLHLHKHLFGPDMKLLSFCDIREFLLQHPEFDWKYFGDLCMKYDCAEPVSQVLFVCQKYWHVVLPAEFSLGQFDFYEADQRFVNHYTGRHADRAVYHEARMTTIQRRITSLDSSTERIAVVFGIIFPDATFMRSLYRLPEGQWLWPWYIYRPMQLSYKLALALIGRIAAKK; the protein is encoded by the coding sequence GTGCTATATTTCGAAGTGGAGATAACGGCCGTTGATCAACTTATTTTTTTAGGCAGCAAGCTGCAACTAAGCGAAGACGAACGCAAAACAGTTGCGCGTTGCTGTGCCGAAATAAACGATTGGAATCTGTTGGTCACGCGTGCCATCGGAAGCCACATTGCCCCCATACTTTTTCAGACGCTTTCAGAAGAATCAACCAAAGCGTTGGTTCCACCTGGCGTTCTTAGCAAATTTTCGAACCTTCAGAATCAGGTGCTGGTTCGGAACATGCGATTGCAGCAGGTTTTTTTGGAGATGCTCGATCTGCTAAATGAAGCTCAGATTCCAGTAGTACCGCTCAAAGGAATTTACCTGAGCGAGAAGGTTTATCGTAACCTGAGTTTGAGGCACCTTAGCGATATTGATGTGCTGATTAAGAAAGAGCATCTTCAACGAGTTTGCGAATTAATGCAGCAGCGTGGTTGGGATGCAAAGTGGGCGCAAGGCTATTCGAAGACCGAGGCTGAGCACTTCGCCAAAGCCCATCCTTGTACGTTGGTGAAGAATGGTATGCAGATTGAGTTACACACACATCTTTACGATGGAAATCAGGGCGCGAAAATTACCTCAATTGAACTTTGGACTAAGACCGAACCGGAGGATTTCTTAGGTTTTTACATCCATCAATTTTCTCCCGAGTTGCTTGCGCAGCATCTGTGTCTTCATTTACACAAGCATCTTTTCGGACCGGATATGAAGCTGTTGAGCTTTTGCGACATACGGGAATTCCTTCTTCAGCATCCTGAATTTGATTGGAAGTATTTTGGCGATCTGTGTATGAAGTATGATTGTGCTGAGCCTGTGTCGCAGGTTCTGTTTGTCTGTCAGAAATATTGGCACGTAGTATTGCCTGCTGAATTTAGTCTTGGACAATTTGATTTTTATGAAGCAGATCAACGATTTGTGAACCATTATACTGGAAGGCATGCTGATCGAGCGGTTTATCATGAAGCTCGAATGACCACAATACAGCGAAGGATTACGAGTTTGGATTCATCAACCGAACGAATTGCAGTTGTGTTTGGAATCATTTTTCCAGACGCAACATTCATGCGTTCGCTTTACCGTTTGCCAGAAGGTCAGTGGTTGTGGCCATGGTACATCTATCGACCAATGCAACTCAGCTATAAATTGGCATTGGCGCTAATTGGGAGAATTGCGGCCAAAAAGTAA